The Polypterus senegalus isolate Bchr_013 chromosome 10, ASM1683550v1, whole genome shotgun sequence genomic interval TGGTGCAGCTTCAATAGGCTCCAGCCTCTGCTTAACTAAATAAGTCTGCTAATAAATGGATGGaagcttgtttttctttctttctttctttctttctttctttctttctttctttcgtacgtacgtttgttcatttgtttgttttattttataattaaaggcTGTGCCAGACATCTACTTTGTCccagattggttcctgccttgtactcagtATGACTCCAACCTCTGCTTAAACTAAATGAGCCTGACGATGATTGGATGCTTGGTTTTCATGAATATAAATTAAACtttatatgaaaggcattataaatattctctttctttctttctttctttctttctttctttctttctttcctctgcCTTGCCGTCTCTTTGCATTTCCTCCTCTCCCTTCACCCCCCTCCGCCTTCTCTTATTCTCTTCCTCAATTAAGATGAATTTATAATCAATAAAAATGAGACCCTCTCACTCCAATGAGGCCATTTCATAAACACCGTCTGAGCCCCCCTAAACACATCAGGACCCCATCCTCTCTAGCCCCACTCCCATTTCCTGTCCAGTTTTGGTTTTTGCTGCTCCATTTCGGAAGACCCTCTCTAGATGCCAGCGCAGGGGTAACCTGAGGTTATCCATGGTGAGGATGTGGGTGAGGAAATGCTTGCTTAATCTCTGAGCAATGAGGGCTGTAAGACTGGCGGCGTTTGGCACACACTGGCGTGACAGTGTGTCTGTGTGATGCACGTACCTTGGAGTGCAGCCGTGTGCAGATGTCTGCAATGTGTGTACTCCACGGGTGCGCTGTGTTGCCGAGTTTGCTGAGTGTGAATGCTCCCTGTGCGATCCGACTTGGCCCCCTCTGCTCATCtctcacacactttttttttctctccttgtcCCTCCCACAGTTCCCTTCAGTCCGGTCTGATTGAGTCCACTGGCCGAGCAGTCCATTCGGTGTCAGCTGTTCCCCTGTATATCCCTGAGCTGCACACCATTAGCATACCAGAATTCGGTGATTTCTTCCATGGTGACCCTGGGCTGCATCCACAAGGTGTCCTCATTCTCCTCCGTTGACCTCTTGGACCGGCTGGGTGGTCGGTCGAGAGTCCCGTTTTGGACGGGCTTTCTGATGGGCCTAGGAGCTCTTCGCATTAACAGCTTGGTGCCCAGGAACACAGTGGTGCTCATGAATATGCAAATAACCAGTCCAAGAATGGCCAGGATGATCAGACAGGGGCGCCTGAGGCCACGGTGGAGGTCCAGCCCATCCAGACCTTTGCCGCAGGAGTCATTTGTAGGTGGGACTGAGGGTCTTCTGGTTGAGAGGCTCCACCTGGTGGTGTCTTCCAGAGCACTGGTCATCTGATCAATGGTTTGATGAAACCCTTTCCAAACACCGGTGCCATGCTGATTACTTGGCTCACTGGGACTGGTGAGTTCAGGTCCAGCCCACACACTGGTATCAGACTGGTTGCTGGTCAGCTCAGTATCATATTGGACAGTGGTGACAGGCTGGGCAGTAATAAACTCATCACCATATAGGGCACTGGTATCATTGGTGAGGTTGATGCCATCTGTTACACCCATCTCGGTTGGCTGACTACTGATGAGGTCTCCTCCTACTGGGAATATGGAGGTGTTACTGCCATCTTGGACACTGGTGAGGTCAGGCCCACTCCAAACAGTGGAGCCAGGCTGGCTACTTATGAGGTCACCTCCATATGGGACAGTGGTAACAAGCTGGTTGCTGGTTAGGTCACCCCCATTGGGGTCAAAGGTGATAGGCTGGCTGCTGGAAAGACCAAGTCCATCTTGAAACGTTGTGACGTCCTTCCCACGTAGGTCCCCAAAGACTTGCTGGTTACTGGTGAGGTCATTCCCTCCTGTGACCTTGGAGATGTCACTCCCTGCTGAAACACCAAAGATGCTGGTGACAAATTGGTAACTGGTGACAGGATCTCCATGTGATGGCCCAATGGCAGTATTAATTGTGGAGTCCCCTGTGCTGGGCTGAGTAGTGATGAGATCTCCTCCATTTGGTACACCACTACTGTCAGGCCATTTGCTGGTGGGCACAGCCCCTTGTGGCACACCAGTGCCAATCGACAGACTCGACACACCTCGAGCAGTGGTGTCCACCTGGGTAGTAGTCGGGTCTTTTTCATCCGGGGCACTGGTTGGTGGCTGGCCATTAGTGACCTCAGATCTACCAGTTCCAGGTATTTCACTGCGGAGGTCGCCTCCATCAGGAACACTAGTGACGTCCTTCCCATCTAGGTGACTTGAGACATGCTGGTTTGGGACACTGGAGACATCACCCACCCCCAAGGTACTGGTGACCAAGAGGACACCACTCACATCGTGGTCTTGGGCTTTATGCTGGTCACCCATGACAACATTAGACATGGATAAGtagaagaggagaagaagaaggacatGGAAGAAGGGGATCATCCTCTGTGACAGGTGCCACCAACCGCCAAACACTGTGAAGAAAAAGGAGGAGACTTGAGTGAGCATCTGACCCTCTGATGCCCCTCTGAACAGATGAGACAGCCTGCCAAGGCCCCTCCTTGAGAGCTGAACTCCCATTCCCAGTTCCCCCCCTCCACCACCACGAAGGCACTGCAGAGGCCTTGAAGTTAACAGCAGCTGACCTGAAGCTTAACCGTGTAAACCGTTTTAACTGACGACTACGCCTGGGGTGGGGGAGTGACCACAGAGCACAGAGTCAGTCGCGTGTCCTCGAGTTACCCCAGAGGCGCCAACTGTGAGTGGCCGAACGTCCCCCTCCCACTCCCCACCAAGAACCGACCGAAAATTAAGGAAGGCCCCGACGGGTCTCCGCTTACCTTTCATGGCCAACGGCACGATGCCTGCATTCTGCCTCAGAGGGGAGGCTGGGAGATGCAACTTCAGGAAGTGCAAACGAGGATGTGGTCGGTGATTCTGAGGAACGGATGACTTGCACTCTGCGAGCAGCGCCACCCTGAGCCGCGAGAAAAACAATCGCACCAGGTCAGTGCTGGCAGGGCGGAGGAGCTCAGAGTATTTATACACGTTGGTGATGCAAGTTGCTATTTAGGCCTGGGAGAATTAATGCGTTCATTTTTTGGCGATTAATGTGGGTTGTTGTCGCATCCAGAGACTGGCAACGTGGCGATTGCGCCatgcagtgctttggtcagggccactttgttttttttaacaatatgaaaggcggagtggtggctctgaggtagggatctgcactggtaatcggaaggttgctggttcaaatcccgtaaactcctaaagtgactctactctgttgggcccctgagcaatgCCCCTgccctggttggtctcccatctgCCTTCTGGCCGGGCTGAAATGTGCTTAGCTTTCAGGTGGATGAGCTGTACTGGTGTGGCTGCAGTCATTAAATATTTACAGCCCTCTTGTTAGTTTTATTTCTAGTTGTATGGCCTCTTTGCATTCCATGACACGCCCAAATGAAGCACTTAAGATTCAGCAGGCTTTCACATTTTCAGTAAGATATTGTGGCAGACCCTGGTCGGGATGCCCCTTCgctgtatattcagggggagcagccctggacggtgcaatacctccctctggacactagatggcatccCCCCTGTGTTGGAGCGGTGTCTCAGTTTCCCGcaaggctcc includes:
- the si:ch73-248e21.5 gene encoding uncharacterized protein si:ch73-248e21.5; its protein translation is MKVFGGWWHLSQRMIPFFHVLLLLLFYLSMSNVVMGDQHKAQDHDVSGVLLVTSTLGVGDVSSVPNQHVSSHLDGKDVTSVPDGGDLRSEIPGTGRSEVTNGQPPTSAPDEKDPTTTQVDTTARGVSSLSIGTGVPQGAVPTSKWPDSSGVPNGGDLITTQPSTGDSTINTAIGPSHGDPVTSYQFVTSIFGVSAGSDISKVTGGNDLTSNQQVFGDLRGKDVTTFQDGLGLSSSQPITFDPNGGDLTSNQLVTTVPYGGDLISSQPGSTVWSGPDLTSVQDGSNTSIFPVGGDLISSQPTEMGVTDGINLTNDTSALYGDEFITAQPVTTVQYDTELTSNQSDTSVWAGPELTSPSEPSNQHGTGVWKGFHQTIDQMTSALEDTTRWSLSTRRPSVPPTNDSCGKGLDGLDLHRGLRRPCLIILAILGLVICIFMSTTVFLGTKLLMRRAPRPIRKPVQNGTLDRPPSRSKRSTEENEDTLWMQPRVTMEEITEFWYANGVQLRDIQGNS